In one window of Skermanella rosea DNA:
- a CDS encoding HpcH/HpaI aldolase/citrate lyase family protein yields the protein MSFKIVEQAPARLNRSELAVPGSSPKLFEKAAKSAADVIFLDLEDAVAPDDKPQARKNIVEAINDIDWGNKTLSVRINGLDTHYMYRDVVEVLEQCGDRLDLIMIPKVGTAADVYAVDMLVTQIEAAKGRRKRIGFELIIETALGMANIDEIATASKRNESLHFGVADYAASTKAQTTGIGGPNPSYGVLTDKDGDKPRDYHWGDMWHYATARMVVAARAAGLRPVDGPFGDFSDADGYKAQGRRAAVLGCEGKWAIHPSQIPLANEVFSPSEAEITKAKRILEAMEQAQKEGRGAVALDGRLIDIASIRQAEVMVKKAEQIAGS from the coding sequence ATGAGCTTCAAGATCGTCGAACAGGCTCCGGCCCGGCTCAACCGCAGCGAACTGGCGGTTCCCGGGAGCAGCCCGAAGTTGTTCGAGAAGGCCGCCAAATCGGCCGCCGACGTCATCTTCCTGGACCTGGAGGATGCCGTGGCGCCTGACGACAAGCCGCAGGCCCGCAAGAACATCGTCGAGGCGATCAACGACATCGACTGGGGCAACAAGACCCTGTCGGTCCGCATCAACGGCCTCGACACCCATTACATGTACCGCGACGTGGTCGAAGTGCTGGAGCAGTGCGGCGACCGGCTCGACCTGATCATGATCCCCAAGGTCGGCACCGCCGCCGACGTCTACGCGGTCGACATGCTGGTCACCCAGATCGAGGCCGCCAAGGGCCGCCGGAAGCGGATCGGCTTCGAGCTGATCATCGAGACCGCGCTCGGCATGGCCAACATCGACGAGATCGCGACCGCGTCGAAGCGCAACGAGAGCCTGCATTTCGGCGTCGCCGACTATGCCGCCTCGACCAAGGCGCAGACCACCGGCATCGGCGGCCCCAACCCGTCCTACGGCGTGCTGACCGACAAGGACGGCGACAAGCCGCGCGACTATCACTGGGGCGACATGTGGCATTATGCCACCGCGCGCATGGTGGTCGCGGCCCGCGCCGCCGGCCTGCGCCCGGTCGACGGCCCGTTCGGCGACTTCTCCGACGCCGACGGCTACAAGGCCCAGGGCCGGCGCGCCGCCGTGCTGGGCTGCGAGGGCAAGTGGGCCATCCACCCCTCCCAGATCCCCCTGGCGAACGAGGTGTTCAGCCCGTCCGAGGCCGAGATCACCAAGGCCAAGCGCATCCTGGAAGCGATGGAGCAGGCCCAGAAGGAAGGCCGGGGCGCCGTGGCCCTGGACGGCCGCCTGATCGACATCGCGTCGATCCGCCAGGCGGAGGTGATGGTCAAGAAGGCCGAGCAGATCGCCGGCTCGTAA
- a CDS encoding 5-guanidino-2-oxopentanoate decarboxylase, with protein sequence MTSRAPGGKATCGESAIRLLESYGIDTVFGIPGVHTLELYRGLPNGRIRHVTPRHEQGAGFMADGYARASGRPAACLLTTGPGLTNAATPIAQAYSDSIPMLVLSSVNDRRDLGMGRGRLHELRSQQAAIAPLCAFSHTVMDAAELPEVMARAFGVFQSARPRPVHIEIPLDVLAAPADFRTDARAVIGRPAACDAALVRAADLIAMAERPAMIVGGGARDCPKAVREFAEGVGAAVLPTGAAKGVLPDGHPLNLGSSCDHPAMVEFIERADVVVVAGSELAETDFWSGVPKFGGTLIRIDIDPAALTRDTAPDVALLGDAGSILCDLVDRLATPNPARQHAAVRAAREAATADLPPLRRQHREVLSAIRAGLPADGIVMTDMTQIAYAGNSLWPADLPRTWHHPHGYGTLGFALPASIGAKLAMPDRDVVCLIGDGGLMFTVQDLMTAVELDMPLAVVMWNNDGFGQIRDGMIQRGIPEIGVTLRNPDHHMLAKAMGCHSLRAEDPAMLTAALMEAFKRRGPTLIEVRQDRFAT encoded by the coding sequence GTGACCTCCAGGGCGCCAGGCGGCAAAGCGACATGCGGCGAATCGGCGATCCGCCTGCTCGAATCCTACGGCATCGACACGGTGTTCGGCATACCGGGGGTCCACACGCTGGAGCTCTACCGGGGATTGCCCAACGGCCGCATCCGCCACGTCACGCCGCGGCACGAGCAGGGCGCCGGCTTCATGGCCGACGGCTATGCCCGGGCGTCGGGCCGCCCGGCCGCCTGCCTGCTGACGACGGGTCCCGGCCTGACCAACGCCGCGACGCCGATCGCGCAGGCCTATTCGGACAGCATCCCCATGCTGGTGCTGAGCAGCGTCAACGATCGGCGCGACCTGGGCATGGGCCGCGGGCGGCTGCATGAGCTTCGCAGCCAGCAAGCGGCGATCGCCCCACTCTGCGCCTTCAGCCACACCGTGATGGACGCGGCCGAGCTGCCGGAGGTGATGGCGCGCGCCTTCGGCGTGTTCCAGTCCGCCCGCCCCCGCCCGGTCCATATCGAGATCCCGCTGGACGTGCTCGCGGCACCTGCCGACTTCCGCACGGATGCCCGCGCCGTCATCGGCCGCCCCGCGGCGTGCGATGCCGCCCTGGTCCGCGCCGCGGACCTGATCGCCATGGCGGAGCGGCCCGCCATGATCGTCGGCGGCGGCGCCCGCGACTGCCCCAAGGCGGTCCGCGAATTCGCGGAGGGGGTCGGCGCGGCCGTCCTGCCGACCGGCGCCGCCAAGGGGGTCCTGCCGGACGGTCATCCGCTGAACCTGGGTTCGTCCTGCGACCATCCGGCCATGGTGGAATTCATCGAGCGCGCCGACGTGGTGGTGGTCGCCGGCTCCGAGCTGGCGGAGACGGATTTCTGGAGCGGCGTGCCGAAGTTCGGCGGGACGCTGATCCGGATCGACATCGACCCGGCCGCGCTGACCCGCGACACGGCCCCGGACGTGGCATTGCTGGGCGACGCCGGTTCCATCCTGTGCGATCTGGTGGACCGTCTGGCGACGCCGAACCCGGCCCGCCAGCACGCCGCCGTCAGGGCTGCGCGCGAGGCCGCCACCGCCGACCTTCCGCCCCTGCGCCGGCAGCATCGGGAAGTGCTGTCGGCGATCCGGGCGGGCCTGCCGGCCGACGGCATCGTCATGACCGACATGACCCAGATCGCCTATGCCGGCAACAGCCTGTGGCCGGCCGACCTGCCCCGGACGTGGCACCACCCGCACGGGTACGGCACCCTGGGCTTCGCCCTGCCGGCCTCGATCGGGGCCAAGCTGGCCATGCCGGACCGCGACGTGGTCTGCCTGATCGGGGACGGCGGGCTGATGTTCACGGTGCAGGACCTGATGACGGCGGTCGAACTGGACATGCCGCTGGCGGTCGTGATGTGGAACAACGATGGCTTCGGCCAGATCCGCGATGGCATGATCCAGCGCGGCATCCCGGAGATCGGCGTCACCCTGAGGAACCCCGACCACCACATGCTGGCGAAAGCGATGGGCTGCCACAGCCTCCGCGCGGAAGATCCGGCGATGCTGACGGCAGCCCTGATGGAGGCTTTCAAGCGGCGGGGACCGACCCTGATCGAGGTGAGGCAGGACCGGTTCGCCACGTAG
- a CDS encoding formate dehydrogenase subunit gamma — MSMMNLGRVLRLAALTLLLLVPAVGAHAQTPTGATPVPPGPNALTGPDISNEQLLFQQLQGGFQGRVSIPDQKSATLIQPEGRDWREFRQGTLKTIAAVVLLGSIAGLVIFYMVRGKIRIDAGPSRFRVRRFNGLERFAHWITAVSFLVLALTGLNLVFGRYILIPLLGPEAFTTLTVYGKLAHNFVSFPFVLGIVLMLLVWVRHNIPDATDLAWVKAAGGLFSKGKHPAAKKFNAGQKMIFWLVVAGGGVVAASGYVLLFPFYVTDVAGMQLAHLVHAVLSVLLIAGIIGHIYIGSVGMEGAFDAMGSGEVDVNWAREHHSLWLEEEARKGRAPPAPGVGYRAPAE, encoded by the coding sequence ATGTCCATGATGAATCTCGGGCGCGTCCTGCGCCTCGCCGCGCTGACGCTCCTGCTGCTGGTCCCGGCGGTCGGGGCGCACGCCCAGACCCCGACCGGCGCGACCCCGGTCCCGCCGGGGCCGAACGCCCTGACCGGGCCGGACATCAGCAACGAGCAGCTGCTGTTCCAGCAGCTCCAGGGCGGCTTCCAGGGGCGCGTCAGCATCCCCGACCAGAAGTCGGCCACGCTGATCCAGCCGGAAGGCCGCGACTGGCGGGAGTTCCGCCAGGGTACCCTGAAGACCATCGCGGCGGTGGTGCTGCTGGGCAGCATCGCCGGATTGGTGATCTTCTACATGGTCCGCGGCAAGATCCGGATCGACGCCGGGCCGTCCCGCTTCCGGGTGCGGCGGTTCAACGGGCTGGAGCGGTTCGCCCACTGGATCACGGCCGTCAGCTTCCTGGTGCTGGCGCTGACCGGGCTCAACCTCGTGTTCGGCCGCTACATTCTGATCCCGCTGCTGGGACCGGAGGCGTTCACCACCCTCACCGTCTACGGCAAGCTGGCGCATAACTTCGTCAGCTTCCCGTTCGTGCTCGGCATCGTGCTGATGCTGCTGGTCTGGGTCCGCCACAACATCCCCGACGCCACCGACCTCGCCTGGGTCAAGGCGGCCGGCGGCCTGTTCTCCAAGGGCAAGCACCCGGCGGCGAAGAAGTTCAACGCCGGTCAGAAGATGATCTTCTGGCTGGTCGTGGCGGGCGGCGGCGTCGTGGCGGCCAGCGGCTACGTTCTGCTGTTCCCCTTCTACGTGACCGACGTCGCCGGCATGCAGCTCGCCCATCTGGTCCACGCCGTGCTGTCGGTGCTGCTGATCGCCGGCATCATCGGGCACATCTATATCGGCTCGGTCGGCATGGAAGGCGCCTTCGACGCCATGGGCAGCGGCGAGGTGGACGTCAACTGGGCGCGGGAACACCACAGCCTTTGGCTGGAGGAGGAGGCCCGCAAGGGCCGTGCGCCGCCGGCTCCCGGCGTCGGGTACCGGGCGCCGGCGGAGTAA
- a CDS encoding type II toxin-antitoxin system TacA family antitoxin: MPRVAQRQDRVSLRLSPQSKQKLERAAAYLDKTLTDFVIDVALQKAETVVREHEMIALTAEEWARFQDLLLDPPEPNERLRRALAEHGRILRP; encoded by the coding sequence ATGCCACGCGTCGCCCAGCGCCAGGATCGCGTCAGTCTTCGACTCAGCCCCCAATCCAAGCAGAAATTGGAGCGCGCCGCCGCTTATCTTGACAAGACGCTGACGGATTTCGTCATCGACGTGGCTTTGCAGAAAGCGGAAACCGTCGTGCGTGAGCACGAGATGATCGCCCTTACCGCCGAAGAATGGGCGCGCTTCCAGGACTTGCTGCTCGATCCCCCCGAGCCGAACGAGCGGCTGCGGCGTGCGCTTGCCGAACATGGGCGGATTCTGCGCCCGTGA
- a CDS encoding GNAT family N-acetyltransferase: protein MNPVAPWPAGSLRIEALGQGHDRGAFACGVDPLDRYIRQQASQDMRRVTARVFVAVSAEHPDRILGYYTLSAATIAAGDLPPDMTKRLPKYPVPAALVGRLAVDQIVARRGLGSLLLADAVKKTMLAAQTVAMTVIAVDPIDEAARRFYAAFGFRSLLGPERRMFLALPPSNRPGPEG from the coding sequence GTGAACCCGGTCGCCCCCTGGCCGGCAGGATCATTGCGAATCGAAGCGCTGGGACAGGGTCACGACCGGGGGGCCTTCGCCTGCGGCGTGGATCCGCTGGACCGCTACATCCGGCAGCAGGCATCGCAGGACATGCGGCGGGTCACGGCGCGCGTTTTCGTGGCGGTGTCCGCTGAGCATCCGGACCGCATCCTCGGCTATTATACCTTGAGCGCGGCGACCATAGCGGCCGGCGATCTACCGCCCGACATGACGAAACGCCTGCCGAAATATCCTGTCCCCGCAGCCCTGGTCGGACGGCTGGCAGTCGATCAGATCGTCGCACGGCGGGGTCTCGGCAGCCTGCTGCTCGCCGACGCAGTCAAGAAGACCATGCTGGCCGCGCAGACCGTGGCCATGACGGTCATTGCCGTCGATCCCATCGATGAAGCGGCCCGTCGCTTCTATGCGGCTTTCGGCTTCCGATCCCTGCTGGGACCGGAGCGGCGCATGTTCCTCGCTCTCCCGCCCTCGAACCGCCCGGGACCCGAAGGCTGA
- a CDS encoding formate dehydrogenase subunit alpha — protein sequence MLVKRGSAKASGPQSAGTRRSGMLSAAAGALAQAPVDRRTFLKRSGLAAGGLAAAGTLSFGTVRRAEAGPTTPGVEIVRKKSICTHCSVGCTVTAEVQNGVWVGQEPSWDSPINLGTHCAKGASVRELVHGDRRLKYPMKLENGEWKRLSWTQAIDEIGAKLLEIREKAGPESVFWLGSAKFSNEGAYLFRKMAAFWGTNTVDHQARICHSTTVAGVANTWGYGAMTNSYNDIHNAKAILIIGGNPAEAHPVSLQHVLRGKEINRAHMIVVDPRFTRTAAHATEYVRLRPGTDIPLVWGMLWHIFENGWEDKDYIAKRVFGMDKIRAEVKKWDPAEVERVTGVPGAQVRKVAEIMAKNRPSTLIWCMGVTQHTVGTANVRALSILQLALGNIGVEGGGANIFRGHCNVQGATDFGLDVTSLPAYYGLTEGAWKHWSRVWGVDYEWMKGRFVSQKFMEAKGIPTTRWFDAVLAKPDEIEQPAPVKAMMVFGHGGNTVTRMPEMRKGLEALDLLVVADPHPTTFASVSGRKDGTYLLPICTQFEAEGSRTASNRSIQWGDRVVDPIFESKNDYDVMYALATRLGFADEMFKRIKVVNGVPDPEDILREINYGSLSTGYSGQSPERLKLHMEHQADFDRTTLKASTGPCAGEYYGLPWPCWGTPEMKHPGTHVLYDTSKHVLEGGGTFRARFGVEKDGATLLAEGSWSKGSEIEDGYPEFTYGMLKKLGWNADLTDAERATIEKIGGANPDGVSWATDLSCGIIRVALKHGCSPFGNAKARAVAWNLPDPVPVHREPIYTSRRDLVEKYPTLDDRRDFRLAHLGKTVQARDVTKDFPIILTSGRLVEYEGGGEETRSNKWLAELQQEMFVEVNTQDAARLGVKDGAMVWVHGPEGNGKAKVKALVTDRVGPGVAFMPFHFAGFWDGESQRAAYPPGTDPIVLGHSVNALTTYGYDPVTYMQETKCTLCRIVAA from the coding sequence ATGTTGGTCAAGAGAGGTTCAGCAAAGGCGTCGGGTCCGCAGTCGGCCGGAACGCGCCGGTCCGGCATGCTGTCGGCAGCGGCGGGCGCGTTGGCGCAGGCGCCGGTCGACCGCCGCACCTTCCTCAAGCGCTCCGGCCTGGCGGCCGGCGGGCTCGCCGCGGCCGGCACGCTGTCGTTCGGCACGGTCCGCAGAGCCGAGGCAGGCCCGACCACGCCGGGCGTCGAGATCGTCCGCAAGAAGAGCATCTGCACCCATTGCTCGGTCGGCTGCACCGTCACCGCCGAGGTGCAGAACGGCGTCTGGGTCGGCCAGGAGCCGTCCTGGGACAGCCCGATCAATCTCGGCACCCACTGCGCCAAGGGCGCCTCGGTGCGCGAGCTGGTCCATGGCGACCGCCGCCTGAAATACCCGATGAAGCTGGAGAACGGAGAGTGGAAGCGCCTCTCCTGGACCCAGGCGATCGACGAGATCGGGGCCAAGCTGCTGGAGATCCGCGAGAAGGCCGGACCTGAATCGGTGTTCTGGCTGGGCTCGGCCAAGTTCTCCAACGAGGGCGCCTACCTGTTCCGCAAGATGGCGGCGTTCTGGGGCACCAACACGGTCGACCACCAGGCGCGCATCTGCCACAGCACCACGGTCGCGGGCGTCGCGAACACGTGGGGCTACGGCGCCATGACCAACAGCTACAACGACATCCACAACGCCAAGGCGATCCTGATCATCGGCGGCAACCCGGCCGAGGCCCATCCCGTGTCGCTGCAGCACGTGCTGCGCGGGAAGGAGATCAACCGGGCCCACATGATCGTGGTCGATCCGCGCTTCACCCGCACGGCGGCGCACGCGACGGAATATGTGCGGCTGCGCCCCGGCACGGACATCCCGCTGGTCTGGGGCATGCTCTGGCACATCTTCGAGAACGGCTGGGAAGACAAGGACTACATCGCCAAGCGCGTGTTCGGCATGGACAAGATCCGCGCCGAAGTGAAGAAGTGGGACCCGGCGGAGGTCGAGCGGGTCACCGGCGTGCCCGGCGCGCAGGTCCGCAAGGTCGCCGAGATCATGGCGAAGAACCGGCCGTCCACGCTGATCTGGTGCATGGGCGTCACCCAGCACACCGTCGGCACCGCCAACGTCCGGGCGCTCAGCATCCTCCAGCTGGCGCTGGGCAACATCGGCGTCGAGGGGGGCGGGGCCAACATCTTCCGCGGCCACTGCAACGTGCAGGGCGCCACCGACTTCGGCCTCGACGTCACCTCCCTGCCGGCCTACTACGGCCTGACCGAAGGCGCCTGGAAGCACTGGAGCCGGGTCTGGGGCGTCGACTACGAGTGGATGAAGGGCCGCTTCGTCTCCCAGAAGTTCATGGAAGCGAAGGGCATCCCGACCACCCGCTGGTTCGACGCCGTGCTGGCCAAGCCGGACGAGATCGAGCAGCCGGCTCCCGTCAAGGCCATGATGGTGTTCGGCCACGGCGGCAACACCGTGACCCGCATGCCGGAGATGCGGAAGGGGCTGGAGGCGCTGGACCTGCTGGTCGTCGCCGACCCGCACCCGACCACCTTCGCCTCCGTCAGCGGCCGCAAGGACGGGACATACCTGCTGCCGATCTGCACCCAGTTCGAGGCCGAGGGCTCGCGCACCGCGTCCAACCGCTCGATCCAGTGGGGCGACCGGGTCGTCGATCCGATCTTCGAGTCGAAGAACGACTACGACGTCATGTACGCGCTGGCCACCCGCCTCGGCTTCGCCGACGAGATGTTCAAGCGCATCAAGGTCGTGAACGGCGTGCCCGACCCCGAGGACATCCTGCGGGAGATCAACTACGGCTCACTGTCCACCGGCTACTCCGGCCAGTCGCCGGAGCGCCTGAAGCTCCACATGGAGCACCAGGCCGACTTCGACCGGACCACGCTGAAGGCCTCCACCGGCCCGTGCGCCGGCGAGTATTACGGCCTGCCCTGGCCCTGCTGGGGCACGCCGGAGATGAAGCACCCCGGCACCCACGTCCTGTACGACACCTCCAAGCACGTGCTGGAGGGCGGCGGCACCTTCCGCGCCCGCTTCGGGGTGGAGAAGGACGGCGCCACCCTGCTGGCCGAGGGCTCCTGGTCCAAGGGGTCGGAGATCGAGGACGGCTATCCCGAGTTCACCTACGGGATGCTGAAGAAGCTGGGCTGGAACGCCGACCTGACCGACGCGGAGCGGGCGACCATCGAGAAGATCGGCGGCGCCAACCCCGACGGCGTGAGCTGGGCGACGGACCTTTCCTGCGGCATCATCCGGGTGGCGCTCAAGCACGGCTGCTCGCCGTTCGGCAACGCCAAGGCCCGGGCGGTCGCCTGGAACCTGCCGGACCCGGTGCCGGTCCACCGCGAGCCGATCTACACCTCGCGGCGCGACCTGGTCGAAAAATACCCGACCCTGGACGACCGCCGCGACTTCCGCCTGGCCCACCTGGGCAAGACGGTGCAGGCCCGCGACGTCACCAAGGACTTCCCGATCATCCTGACCTCCGGCCGGCTGGTCGAGTACGAGGGCGGCGGCGAGGAGACCCGGTCCAACAAGTGGCTGGCCGAGCTCCAGCAGGAGATGTTCGTCGAGGTCAACACCCAGGACGCGGCGCGCCTGGGCGTCAAGGACGGCGCCATGGTCTGGGTCCACGGCCCGGAAGGCAACGGCAAGGCCAAGGTCAAGGCGCTGGTCACCGACCGCGTCGGCCCGGGCGTCGCCTTCATGCCCTTCCACTTCGCGGGCTTCTGGGACGGCGAGAGCCAGCGCGCAGCCTATCCGCCGGGCACCGACCCGATCGTGCTCGGCCACTCGGTGAATGCTCTGACGACCTACGGGTACGACCCGGTCACCTACATGCAGGAGACCAAGTGCACCCTGTGTCGGATTGTTGCGGCGTAA
- a CDS encoding TorD/DmsD family molecular chaperone codes for MSADIDEGDLLRAQCYGLLAQLLVGPPAQDLLTRVAALRGDDTAFGKALSRLASAAAESDAAIAEREYFALFIGVARGELVPYASYYLTGFLNEKPLARLRADMQGFGIARRADVSEPEDHIASVCEMMAGLILGSFGAPADLATQRRFYDRHLAPWAARFFGDVENAQSAVLYRPVGEIGRLFIAIETEAFTMST; via the coding sequence TTGAGCGCTGACATCGACGAAGGTGACCTGTTGCGGGCGCAGTGCTACGGCCTGCTCGCCCAACTTCTGGTCGGGCCTCCGGCGCAGGACCTCCTGACGCGCGTGGCGGCGCTTCGGGGGGACGACACGGCTTTCGGCAAGGCCCTGTCCCGGCTGGCCTCGGCCGCCGCCGAAAGCGATGCGGCCATTGCCGAGCGGGAGTATTTCGCGCTCTTCATCGGCGTCGCGCGGGGTGAGCTGGTGCCTTACGCCTCCTACTACCTGACGGGTTTCCTCAACGAGAAGCCGCTGGCCCGCCTGCGCGCCGACATGCAGGGCTTCGGCATCGCCCGCCGGGCCGACGTGTCGGAGCCGGAGGACCATATCGCCTCCGTCTGCGAGATGATGGCCGGCCTGATCCTGGGCAGCTTCGGCGCGCCGGCCGATCTGGCCACCCAGCGCCGCTTCTACGACCGGCATCTCGCCCCGTGGGCCGCGCGCTTCTTCGGGGACGTGGAAAACGCGCAGTCGGCGGTGCTGTACCGCCCCGTGGGAGAGATCGGCCGGCTCTTCATCGCGATCGAGACCGAAGCCTTCACCATGTCCACCTGA
- the fdh3B gene encoding formate dehydrogenase FDH3 subunit beta, translated as MARMKFLCDAERCIECNACVTACKNEHEVPWGINRRRVVTLNDGKPGERSISMACMHCTDAPCMAVCPVDCFYKTAEGVVLHSKDLCIGCGYCFYACPFGAPQYPQVGNFGSRGKMDKCTFCAGGPEDDVTPAEYRKYGSNRLAEGKLPLCAEMCSTKALLAGDGDIIADIYKERVVRRGYGSGAWGWSTAYKDKASA; from the coding sequence ATGGCAAGAATGAAGTTCCTGTGCGACGCCGAACGCTGCATCGAATGCAACGCCTGCGTCACGGCCTGCAAGAACGAGCACGAGGTGCCCTGGGGCATCAACCGCCGGCGCGTCGTCACCCTCAACGACGGCAAGCCGGGCGAGCGGTCGATCTCCATGGCCTGCATGCACTGCACCGACGCGCCCTGCATGGCGGTGTGCCCGGTGGACTGCTTCTACAAGACCGCCGAGGGCGTGGTCCTGCACTCCAAGGACCTGTGCATCGGCTGCGGCTACTGCTTCTACGCCTGTCCGTTCGGGGCGCCGCAGTACCCGCAGGTCGGCAACTTCGGCAGCCGCGGCAAGATGGACAAGTGCACCTTCTGCGCCGGCGGCCCGGAGGACGACGTCACCCCGGCGGAGTACCGGAAATACGGCTCCAACCGCCTCGCCGAGGGCAAGCTGCCGCTCTGCGCGGAGATGTGCTCGACCAAGGCGCTGCTGGCCGGCGACGGCGACATCATCGCCGACATCTACAAGGAACGCGTCGTCCGGCGCGGTTACGGCTCCGGTGCCTGGGGCTGGTCGACCGCGTACAAGGACAAGGCGAGCGCCTAG